The region TCCTCGGCCCCCACTCTTtttgctggcctggctgcatctgcaggcCAGGGCGGCTCCTgcgtttgcagtagcggttcttgcacttacactggtctacgatgcactgccATGCCTTGGGATGTTGGATAAAATTTGTACTGGGCTTAattttagacacgttgatccccaCGTTAGTTAATtccttacatttctacacccaaacgtTACAGTGTAAATTATtcctttttgtttaaaatgatgaacagacattatgaaactacaaaaaattaaatgaacagacataaatcaaatgcatcacatcatagccaagcaatcagattaaacgtaatgcaagGCGCAAAAACAGCATTCAATgtcagttattttctcagttcttGAATTTAgctagttattttattttatttttttttaaatgtacatgttgacaaaccttttagtttatacagatgcctttgtggaaaataaattaagttccaattgtgcaagatttggtgtcttcctttttaaatttatacatgagatgtttactgtatgcaagggaaccatggcaagatttattagcagaaaaaaaaagtggagggtgaaagtaactcgtaacttttaatttgaatactatttaattgagctactttttacttgtatttgagtaaattatgtatgacttacttgtacttgtactgaCTTAATTTTATTCATAAACGCTTCAAAAAAAACTCAGACACCTTACAGttaaaacatttacacacaagcacaaaaagaaactaacaacaacaaaggtaaaaatggaaaaaaaagtaactttatatatattatatatatatatatatatatatatatatatatatatataaaaaacttttcaaaaggTCACTAAACTCATCATCGGCAATGAATAGATCTGATGCAAAAAGTCAGATTTAGGTCTTCTCTAAGATTAAGTTTTTGAGAGAAAATTACCTGCTGCCTCACATTGCGACAACATTTTGGGTTGGATAGCAGAGACACTGAGCAGATTTCAACTTCCCACAGCAATCAGCCCCCTCTGcagagctgcagcagcaggagaCCGTGATGGTGTCACAGTCGTGCTGCTGAGCAGTGGCTTTGACTTGCTGCTTCACAACACGGGCTTGTGTTGCCCGCTGGAGGCAATGTGAGGGAAGGCACGCAGAGAAAAGTGGAGAGAGAAATGAAATGATCCGTATTTAAGCTTTTCTTTCCTCGCTTGCTGGGAATTGGATGCAGCCACCTTCAATAAGAGAGCCAGGGTGGACGGATTGACAGGGCGATAGGTGCTGGTCTCTACTTTTACCCGCTCCAACAGTGGCACTGAGTAAATTACTCTCAGTAAAAGCGCAGAGCAACATCgtgataattatgagataaaatctCAGTGGTAAAGCTGATGATTatccagagagagagagcgagagagaggaagagaggCAGAGAGGGAGGGTTGCCATCCACAGGTCTGGTAGTCTCATCCACCACGCACTGCGCGCTCCCTCCCtctcatttatttatatctTTAGGCTTGACGCGCGCCCCCGCTGCGGATGCCAGTGCGCTCTCtgctctctcctctctctcgaCAGCATCCACAAGTCAAGCTGCAGCCGTCCCCATCACCCCCCTCACTCTCTCACTGCCAGATCTCTATTCTCCCTGTCTCTCATCTCTTACCCACCCACCCTCCCTCCCACCACCTCCACAAGCTCCGTCCCTCACTCCTCTGACGCACGTCAGGGGAACGGACCtgtgaaatgaaaagaaaagaggGAGGGAAAAAAAGCACATACTGCTGTTATCGATGGGCCGGACACAGATACAGTGCTGAAGCGGAGCAGAAGGCGCCTTAGCCCGGTTACACAGGAGAGAGCGAGCCCGGGGAGGACCGCAGGGTGGACTTGCGCAAGAGAAAAGCTTGGAATTTAAACCCACAGCCTAAAAAGCAGAGGGGAAAAAGTCACCGGGGAGTGGGAGAGATTGCATTCCTATCACGTCTTCCTCTCCTTTGCCTCAGATACTGAGAGAGGAGAACGAGGGAGAGGGTGGGTAGAGGATAGATCCTACAAGATCTCAACTTGTGGTCGTTTTTGCCCTGATGCTTTCCAACAGTAGTGCCAAACTAAGGTGAGTCTTCACAGGATGTTGTCTGTGTGCCATCTGTGATGTCAAAGTGTGCATTTATTGGAAGTCTGCAGAACGGAGGACTTTAAATGGTCAAAGGAGAACAGGATAAAGCGGTTCAGTTGCTTCCTGAGACTATTTCATTTCcatatacactttttttttttcctgccaaTGTCACGACAACAGGCAGCTGCATTGTGCTTGGCATGTATCTCAGTGATGAGCACACGGCTTTCCTTATTGGCATCCGTGTACACGGACTGCAAGGTCCTAATCAAAGggaagttttttatttttttttatttttgtggatAAAACTAAATTGTATTGGAAATGACACTTTGATCAAACTTAGTTGGATAGAAAATCCAGGTTTAAATGCTTAATAAGTTGCACCTTGAGCAGGAATTTAAAGTCATTCACATGcagatctctctctctctttcccccCCGACCATTTCCCCTCTGCCGTCCCTCCCGTTCGCCTCCAACGGCTCACTCACCCccatctctttctctctctctccacttCGCAGCCCGACATCAGACGGTGATCGGGACGCACCAGGACATTACAGGACAAGCTGGGGAAGGACATGTGAAGTTGGGATCCCACTAAACTAAGTATGTATGCTTTTACCTTTTCAAAACTCCTCAAGGGAAAATAGGACTTGCCGTTTTTGAAATTACTGATTTCTCCCCACTCCTTTTTGAAATTACATATGGCTCTTTTGTTCCCATCGTGGGATCATAGTCGGTGTGTGGTTATTACACCCACAGCAGAAGACAAAAATGAAGAGTTTAtgataaaggaatattttttggagcttttgatttttttcccctaattggaggtttgtttttttttggtacagtcccattgttttttttattcttttggagagcagtgtttttttttttttttttttttttttttacccttttctcttcattatcttttttaaattcagcaccatggacagtGATTCAGCCCCAGCCAATGCGCGCCCTTGTGTTTGTGCGAGTGAGAGATTCTTTGTGAATAGCTACAGTGGATACGGTCTATCAAACGTGCTGGGGGAGACCTATCTCCTTGAATCAAAGAAATGCAAAGTCATGCTGTAATTCATCTCATTATTTTTGAATACACTTTTTGATACAGCTCCTCTATTTTGGTCACAAACAAAAACTGCAGCTTCAATCATCCGCTTTACTTGCACCTCAGCTTCTCCATTTCTCAAATGGTATCCCCGAGTGAATAAGTCAGAGGTGGTTTTGATGAATCAAATAATATAGCCAGATGGTAGTTTAAGTCAAAATGAACATAAACAACAACTTGTCTTTGCAGAGGGTgtacacaatgaaaaaacactggGAGCAGATAATCTGGACTTCGTGTGCTTTGCTAATCATGCTTAGAAGCATTAACTCTTTGCTCATTAATAATTTATATTACAAATCTTCCGCCTCATTTCTGTGATAAATTAAGGCCATGCTCTACTCAAGATTTGCTGTATTTACATGCCTTGCATTGCAGTTTTATAATAGAGAAAACTAATCGCATTAAGTGTTATTGATGGTGGATGATATGCTAGTTcattacaaaacacaaaattcacTCCATTATTACATTTCCCCCCACTGTCTTTCACCTGCATGGGAACTTTGGTGCATCATTCAAATTTTCAGAAATGTTTTCAAATGTATGCGATGAAACACTTAGGTTTCCACTTTCTCCCACCAACCTCATCCGCCTCCGCTTACATTTCTTTATTCATGACGATATGAATCTATTGGTTGATTTATTACAACCTCCCCAGCATATCTACACTATAATAAATGGTGTCGCGCTCTGTTAACTGTATGAGGGCGGCGATTTGTTTGTTGTGCAAGATATCACATTTTACTTCCAGGAGGGCTTggtttacattatgtttgacaTACACAGAAAAAACTGCAGAATCCAAAGTAGTCTCCGACGCTGCTCTATTATTCATTAGTATTCATTTCAAAGCTGTCGGCCATTCTAGTGAAACTAATGCTTcctttctcttctctctgtccaACTCATTATACTCAAACTTTACTCTGTGTTGGAGTTAGTGTACCTGTGAGTAATCGCATTTTCACTATCACCCCTCTTTCCCACCTGCTCaacattcttttttctttctcccaCTCTGTTCTGTTACAGTGTTGTGAAGTGGCTCCATTAGGAGCCAAGAATTCATCCCAGTGGTGTCAGCAAGGATGCTGTGGGTTACCTTGCTGAGCACAATAGCCTTAGGATGGACCACCCCAATTCCTCTACTGGAGGACTCGGAGGAGATCGACGAGCCCTGCTTTGAGCCCTGTTACTGTGAGGTTAAAGAGGGCATCTTTCACATCCACTGTGACAGCAAAGGATTTACAAATGTGAGCCAGATTGCTCAGATATGGAACCGACCCTTCAAGCTCAACCTCCAGAGAAACTCCATGCGGAAGCTTTATTTTAACAGCTTCCTCCATCTTAACAATGCTATTTCCATCAATCTGGGTAATAATGCTTTGCAAGACATCCATGCTGGAGCATTTAATGGCTTAGGAATACTCAAACGACTGTTCCTACATGAAAACAAACTGGAAGTTTTCCGTAATGACACTTTCCTGGGCCTGGAGAGTTTAGAGTATCTCCAGGCAGACTACAATGTTATCAAACGGATTGAAAGTGGTGCATTTAGGCATCTTCACAAACTTCGAGTGCTCATTTTGAATGACAATCTTATTCCAGTGCTCCCAAATTATCTTTTTCGGTCTGTGTCCCTCACACATTTGGACTTGAGGGGAAATAGACTAAAGACTTTGCCATATAAGGGCACACTGGAGTATGTGGGGCGGAGTTTAATGGAAATCCAGCTGGAGGAAAACCCAtggaactgtgtgtgtgagattgtGCAGTTAAAAACATGGCTGGAGAGAATCCCTTACACAGCCTTGGTGGGCGAGATCACATGTGAGTACCCGTTCCACTTACATGGGAAAGACTTACGGGAAATCAAACGAGGTGAGCTCTGTCCTCTGCTCTCTGATGCAGAGATCGAGGCCAAACTGGGAATCCCCAGGGTTCATTTCAGCAATGAGAACACGTGGCCTACTAAACCTTCCTCCATGCTCTCGTCTTTTCATAATACAGCCTCTTCTGTGGAATACAAGGAAAAACCCATCAAGCCTACGAAGAGACCTCGGCCCACAAGAATCCCCCCAACCCCGCGTAGCATCTATCCAGGTATTAACCAGCCACCCATTGCTGGTTATCCAGACAAGACCTCCCATTCCAATAATTTGTCCTGCTAGATGTATTTGCAATCTTCACATTAACGACCTGGGGCTAACAGTAAACTGTAAAGAAAAAAGCTTTCACAACATATCTGAGCTTCTGCCACGTCCTCTAAATGCCAAGAAATTATATCTTAGTGGAAATCTAATACAAAAAATTTATCGTTCTGATTTCTGGAACTTTTCAAGTTTGGATTTATTGCATTTGGGCAACAATCGGATATCATATGTCCAGGAAGGTGCGTTTATCAACCTACCCAACTTAAAAAGTCTTTATCTAAATGGGAATGACATTGAAAGACTAACACCAGGCATGTTCCGGGGGCTTCAAATGTTAAGTTACCTTTACTTTGAGTATAATGTAATTCGTGAAATACAACCCAACTCATTTGCCCTAATGCCAAACCTCCAACTAGTTTTTCTTAATGACAACTTGCTACGCTTTCTCCCAAATGATGCATTTGCTGGTACCAATCTTGCACGCCTCAACCTCCGCAATAATTATTTCCTTTCCCTGCCTGTCCGTGGTGTACTGGAGCATCTGAGCTCCATAGTTCAGATCGATCTCCATCAGAACCCATGGAACTGCACTTGTGACATTGTCCCTCTCAAGCAGTGGCTGGAAAAGCTCTCCTCTGTTATTGTAGTTGGAGATGTGATTTGCAAAACTCCTGAATTTGCTTTTGGAAAAGACTTGCGTTCTCTTGAACCTGAAGTCATCTGTCCAGAGCTTAAAAGTTCTTCAGGCTCTAATCCGGTGTTGCCTGGGAGGGAGGACCTCAACACTGAGGGCTCCAAATTGAGCGAGGCAGGTGGGAGAGGGGCTGTCCCACTGTCCGTCCTCATCCTCAGCCTGCTTATCCTCTTTATATCTGCTGTGTTCTTGGCTGCTGGGTTTTTTGCCTTTGTTTTGCGTAGAAGAAAGAATCTGCCTTTCAGAAAACGTTCAGAGGTTGATTTGACAGGGATCCAAATGCAATGCAGGATCTTTGAGGACCCGCCAAGACAAAGCAGCACCGGAAACACAGACACACCAGAGAAGCCAACTCCCAGTTTGCaccaacacactcacacaagtCACATACAAACTCATGGACACGTTTACGATTACATCCCCCATCCTGTCACCCAAATGTGTAATAACCCTATCTATAAGCCCAGAGAGGGGGATATAGCAGAGGAGGAGTTTTTAGAGAAGGACAATGCCAGCTGCAGCAACACCCACTATAGAACCTTATTAGAAAAAGAGAGGGAGTGGACTTTGGCTGTGTCTAACTCTCAGCTCAACACCATTGTGACTGTCAACCACGGCACCTCTGATATGACAGGATTCCATGAGAATGGAGGGCTCTGCCCAACAGTCATTGACAGTCAAAGACCCACCCCAACAGTGGGCTTTGTAGACTGTTTGTATGGGACAGTACCTAAACTAAAGGACATGCATGTGGCGCATGCGCACCCACCAGGCATGCAGTACCCAGACTTGCAGCAGGATGCACGACTGAAAGAGACATTGTTTTTCACTGCGGGGAAAGGCTGTTATCCTGACTCGTCCCAAAGCGATTACCTCGAATTAAGGGCCAAACTACAGACCAAGCCGGATTACCTCGAAGTCTTGGAGAAATCTTACCGGTTTTAACACCTCCATCTATTTGACTgaagaaaaaagattaaaatacaaagttaatattttaatttatcacCCTCAAATCTAAGTGTCCAATGAATATGCAAAGAATACCTTGAAAATCAGCATGTTATAAAAAGTGTTACAGTCACAATGTCCCCCTATCAAATCTCTTTAGAGGAGAGGCCCTTCTCAGATGTTTCAATAAAGTGCCTTTTTCAGAGTAGCCAGCAATGTCAACAGCAgttatttttataatatataaatacagtatctCTATATGCCCAAGAGAAAGCAAAAGAGGAACACAATGGGCACCGGGGAATAAAACTCACAAACCATCCAACATCTCTCACAAAATTCCATTTTATGGAGTTCCATGAAGACAGACGGGAGCTGGACGTCtccctgacttttttttttcttctttgagtCTCTTTTACCTTTGACTAGGATGTACAAACCCTTGGAGGCCGTGCACATTATGTTTCTAGGATGCAAtcgaaagagagagaaaaacatattaaaatgaaCTGCAGTTTGCTGCATGCACTCGCTTCAGTGCAGGAAGTGAGAGGATTTATTCAGAACTTTCATATCACAAAATGAACAGAAGTACTGCAACACATTTACGGTATAGTgttctatttaatttttatatctTATTAATATGGTCATTAATGTTAATGAGATCTTCTGTCAATGTCAGGGTGCgtctcgtaaaaaaaaaaaggatgccCTGAAAGATGGATggtaaaacatttgtgaatAATACGATCCAATCATGTCAAAGGTTTTCTGGATATTTTCCACAGGCTTTGTTAAGACCCTCACTCCCTCCATTGCTTCTGGATTCCTCATCACCACCCACTAATGGCTTTGTAGGAGgcacttttaatgttttctctctcacaaagatttaaagaaaatgtgcatATATTTATTCTGTAATTTCAGTGAAGAATTTAACTGTAAAGGTAATGTTAAATCAATGTATAGTGATTATGCGTCTGGTATAGCCTTCTTAATAAAATCCAACTCTTCAATCAAACGATGAAAGAGTTGATGCCACGATATCCTGTGTGTGGAGCGCTACTGACAGGTTGTGCAATGGGTGTCAGATATTAGAAAGCTTGACTGAGGCTCTGATCAGAAACCTCAAAGCTACTAAAGATGTAATGTAGTTAAGTGCAATAACATTGAAACTCTATCTCATTTTTTCATTATGAAATCAGTTATTGATGTTTTGAACATTTTACATGGTGCATTCCAGTTAGAGCATTCCTCTTTCCTCAATGTAGGAAAATGTTACCACTTTTTCTTCTTGCTCGGGAATTGCTCAACACTTTACCACAACTGAGAtgtcttaaatatatatatatatatatatatatatatatatatatatatatatatatatatatatatatatatatatatatatatttacatatttacatcaTATATCTACATTACCTAAATTTCTTCTCAATGATAGAGCTTGTTTTTGGGTTAAACAAATAGCATTACCAGGACAAGTCAAGCGACTgctggattttcaaaataaggatTGCCATGAGTTGTGAAACCAAAAGCTTTGGTCGTACGGCGACTGATATCTTAAATAATTATTAGTCACATGGGTGAGTGCAAAGGGAAAGAgggttttaaaaacattttcatttacaaacaGGATTTCAGGTACTTGCACCAAAGTAGCAGTGTGGAATCAGTCCACTGGAGGGCAATAAAATGGCacattaatttgatttgatacTATTTTGCAGAACATATTCTCTATATGGTCACGACTTGTTTTTTACTAGGATAATTTGTTTCAAATTAATTACACAAATTgtcagttgttttgttttttcactatATATTCAATGTGATCTCAGTTACTGAGACACCTTCAattcaaaatgccacacatcCAACTCCTTGTCTAAATCTTATTAGAGACCAAAACCAGACGAAAGCAACTGAAGTACATATGGGTAATTGTGCTCATCGTCTGCATCAAAGGAACacaattttatctttttttttttctttttttttttttatagagtgAAGAATatgttattttgaaaatgacaacaaagaagtATTGATGTTTATAAATTGGGGAATATGTGGGGAAGTAGGGTGAGACACTGAATTATTCCAAAGGGGCTTATTATGCAAGCTTCTTTTGAAGATTGAAAGGAGTGATTTAGTTACACTTTGGAGTTGCAGTTTCTGAAGTGAAAGAAATGTAACAAGCTACatacttttcttttaaaagaaaCATACTTTGAAAGTCAATAAGTCAGTGATCATTCGTCTTTCAGCTTGTACAAcacagagctttttttttttttttttttattctaaagagaaaaaaaaatatgttgcttttGGTTTTAGGTAAGTTTGTGCTCAACATAGTGAAAACacctttgacaaaaaaacagTTGCAACACAGTAAGGATGTTTACTTTGTTCGTCGAAAAGGTTTTGCAATGTTCCTGTTCTGCTCCTTTGGTTCGTGGTTGTTCTACCAGCTTTGTTTTCTTACCACTTATGATATATTGCAGATACAGGAGGTGCATGCAAGCTTACAGAGACACATTAAACCTACTTTTCCCTGACCATCAAGTTTGGGTATATGGTCAGCAATTTTATAGAGCACttagtttaattaaaaacataatgctTCACTCTGTTAACCCTTACGCTCGCTTGCACATCCTCCCATGTTGaagaaaattatataaaaaaacatttggtatatttgattttttttatttttctgctttagCCCTTCTTCCTTTTTACCCTGTATCCTCCAGTTCTATCACACACAAACCATTTCATCCCATAAATTATTGGCAGGCTTTTTTGGCATGATTGCACAATGAGTGATTTTACCCCAATAAATGATCTTTATCCTGTTCTTACATCTCCAAGTGATTTCATGAAATGTTTTCCCAAAACATGAGTACAAATAAGAGTGACAGTTGACAAAATGTCTCAATTTCGTGTGAAATGTAAACAAGGTCTGCTCTTTGGAGTCATCATTCAACCTGTGCTATTACATTTGACAGACCAAGTAACCTTTTCTTCAACATCTCCAGAGTCTTCTGCATTTGGAATGTTTCATACCAACGCATATGTTTTAATATTCCTTTTTCTCTGCTTTTCTGTGTGccttgagattttttttattttttttaactcaaatctttgtttttagaataattATGTTTCTGCTGCAATTCGATCAGatacatttgttgttgttatatcgtactgcagttttttttttgttttttttagcactcGTCATTGACCTTTTTTTGCATACATTTTGTCCTTTTAAAGAAATAGAATGGTTTGTTATACCTCAGAATGTGCGATAAACAAAAACTAAGGTGTTTTTGTCAGTGTCCTTTCAACTGCATCAGTCAATTTGAAGTTTTACTGCTCTAACATTTAATgtaatcatgtgtttttttttttctgttgttctttttacaTAACCAGcattattattcattgttttcaaaTTACATCCTTAGCATACAAATGGTGGAATTAATATGCAAAAGTTGTGTaatccttgttttttttgttgttgttgtcattgctatttacatatttattcagTGCCAAACTACTGCTTACAAATCAAttgtattacattttaattagaaATTTATCAATGCATGTTTCATTAAAATCAACCTCGATCTAAAGCGGATTTTAATGCAGACGGTGGACAAAAGGCCAGATTAAATAAACCTATAGGTTTGATGTGGCACCTTCCTTTTGCCCAGAAAGGTGTTATACTTTTTTGAAGTAAAGTCAAGAAATGTAAAGTCTAGACTAAAATTCAATTATTTAATCTTCACTGATGTTTAGTTGGAAGCAAACTGTCTGTGGCACTATTTTAACTGGTCAAACCTTTTGGGAGGCAGTCTGAAGCTACAGtagattttggaaaaacattTCCCTTAATAGTGATATTGTACGAATTATAAATAGAAGTTAAATGTAAAAACTATGTATATTATttgtaataaatcaaaaatgctccaaaactGATTTTCCTGTGAGCTATAGTTCTACAGAAGTATTTGCATTGCACTACTGAATTATTATAACCACACAAGCAGGGAACCCTCATTCTGTGTCACTTATAATTTAG is a window of Gouania willdenowi chromosome 13, fGouWil2.1, whole genome shotgun sequence DNA encoding:
- the slitrk3a gene encoding LOW QUALITY PROTEIN: SLIT and NTRK-like protein 3 (The sequence of the model RefSeq protein was modified relative to this genomic sequence to represent the inferred CDS: deleted 1 base in 1 codon), whose amino-acid sequence is MLWVTLLSTIALGWTTPIPLLEDSEEIDEPCFEPCYCEVKEGIFHIHCDSKGFTNVSQIAQIWNRPFKLNLQRNSMRKLYFNSFLHLNNAISINLGNNALQDIHAGAFNGLGILKRLFLHENKLEVFRNDTFLGLESLEYLQADYNVIKRIESGAFRHLHKLRVLILNDNLIPVLPNYLFRSVSLTHLDLRGNRLKTLPYKGTLEYVGRSLMEIQLEENPWNCVCEIVQLKTWLERIPYTALVGEITCEYPFHLHGKDLREIKRGELCPLLSDAEIEAKLGIPRVHFSNENTWPTKPSSMLSSFHNTASSVEYKEKPIKPTKRPRPTRIPPTPRSIYPGINQPPIAGYQTRPPIPIICPARCICNLHINDLGLTVNCKEKSFHNISELLPRPLNAKKLYLSGNLIQKIYRSDFWNFSSLDLLHLGNNRISYVQEGAFINLPNLKSLYLNGNDIERLTPGMFRGLQMLSYLYFEYNVIREIQPNSFALMPNLQLVFLNDNLLRFLPNDAFAGTNLARLNLRNNYFLSLPVRGVLEHLSSIVQIDLHQNPWNCTCDIVPLKQWLEKLSSVIVVGDVICKTPEFAFGKDLRSLEPEVICPELKSSSGSNPVLPGREDLNTEGSKLSEAGGRGAVPLSVLILSLLILFISAVFLAAGFFAFVLRRRKNLPFRKRSEVDLTGIQMQCRIFEDPPRQSSTGNTDTPEKPTPSLHQHTHTSHIQTHGHVYDYIPHPVTQMCNNPIYKPREGDIAEEEFLEKDNASCSNTHYRTLLEKEREWTLAVSNSQLNTIVTVNHGTSDMTGFHENGGLCPTVIDSQRPTPTVGFVDCLYGTVPKLKDMHVAHAHPPGMQYPDLQQDARLKETLFFTAGKGCYPDSSQSDYLELRAKLQTKPDYLEVLEKSYRF